A section of the Osmia lignaria lignaria isolate PbOS001 chromosome 3, iyOsmLign1, whole genome shotgun sequence genome encodes:
- the mago gene encoding mago, exon junction complex subunit, producing the protein MSTDFYIRYYVGHKGKFGHEFLEFEFRPDGKLRYANNSNYKNDTMIRKEAYVHQCVMEELKRIIQDSEIMQEDDSLWPQPDRVGRQELEIVIGDEHISFTTSKTGSLLDVNQSRDPEGLRCFYYLVQDLKCLVFSLIGLHFKIKPI; encoded by the coding sequence ATGTCAACGGATTTCTATATACGATATTACGTTGGTCATAAAGGAAAGTTCGGTCATGAATTTCTTGAATTCGAATTCAGGCCAGACGGTAAATTACGATATGCGAATAATTCGAATTACAAGAACGATACAATGATTCGAAAAGAAGCGTACGTACATCAGTGTGTTATGGAGGAATTGAAACGAATCATTCAAGACTCGGAAATCATGCAGGAAGATGATTCTTTGTGGCCGCAACCTGACCGCGTCGGGCGACAGGAATTAGAAATAGTAATTGGAGATGAACACATATCGTTTACAACTTCAAAAACTGGTTCTTTGTTAGATGTAAATCAATCACGCGATCCAGAAGGACTAAGATGCTTCTATTACCTTGTACAAGATCTTAAGTGTTTAGTATTTTCTCTAATAGGACTTCATTTTAAGATTAAGCCTATATAA
- the geminin gene encoding geminin DNA replication inhibitor isoform X1: MKPGGGTKVSAAKTAASEDKVRKSLHVLQPSATDKENLVGGGRMLRSALPVKDANKNEVKEKPKTEPTKRKKVTFKDKAVQTPRGGKIKIEVEDLTSEAGPSENYWEVLAERRRIALEDALEDNRELNDRVEKLQEENRVYKEMLDESRALIEVLQEMLGEDRNDINNSLDDSTL, encoded by the exons ATGAAACCTGGAGGTGGTACGAAAGTTTCTGCCGCCAAAACTGCTGCTTCTGAG GATAAGGTCAGAAAGTCTTTGCACGTTTTGCAGCCATCAGCCACGGACAAAGAAAATTTAGTTGGTGGAGGGAGAATGCTTAGATCCGCTCTGCCAGTGAAAGATGCAAATAAAAA CGAAGTGAAAGAGAAACCAAAAACTGAGCCCACAAAACGTAAGAAGGTAACTTTTAAGGATAAAGCTGTTCAGACCCCTAGAGGTGGAAAGATTAAAATCGAGGTTGAAGATCTCACTTCTGAAG CCGGACCTAGCGAAAATTATTGGGAAGTATTAGCTGAAAGACGACGAATAGCGCTGGAAGACGCTTTAGAAGACAACAGAGAATTAAATGATCGCGTTGAAAAACTGCAGGAAGAGAATCGCGTATATAAAGAAATGTTGGACGAATCGCGAGCACTAATCGAAGTTCTACAG GAAATGCTTGGAGAAGACAgaaatgatataaataattctCTGGATGATAGTACACTTTAA
- the geminin gene encoding geminin DNA replication inhibitor isoform X2 translates to MKPGGGTKVSAAKTAASEPSATDKENLVGGGRMLRSALPVKDANKNEVKEKPKTEPTKRKKVTFKDKAVQTPRGGKIKIEVEDLTSEAGPSENYWEVLAERRRIALEDALEDNRELNDRVEKLQEENRVYKEMLDESRALIEVLQEMLGEDRNDINNSLDDSTL, encoded by the exons ATGAAACCTGGAGGTGGTACGAAAGTTTCTGCCGCCAAAACTGCTGCTTCTGAG CCATCAGCCACGGACAAAGAAAATTTAGTTGGTGGAGGGAGAATGCTTAGATCCGCTCTGCCAGTGAAAGATGCAAATAAAAA CGAAGTGAAAGAGAAACCAAAAACTGAGCCCACAAAACGTAAGAAGGTAACTTTTAAGGATAAAGCTGTTCAGACCCCTAGAGGTGGAAAGATTAAAATCGAGGTTGAAGATCTCACTTCTGAAG CCGGACCTAGCGAAAATTATTGGGAAGTATTAGCTGAAAGACGACGAATAGCGCTGGAAGACGCTTTAGAAGACAACAGAGAATTAAATGATCGCGTTGAAAAACTGCAGGAAGAGAATCGCGTATATAAAGAAATGTTGGACGAATCGCGAGCACTAATCGAAGTTCTACAG GAAATGCTTGGAGAAGACAgaaatgatataaataattctCTGGATGATAGTACACTTTAA
- the LOC117605495 gene encoding uncharacterized protein LOC117605495: MNKTHMDKRLNQLPTWLWTNSTTLPPIYKMVWEAVREDKVRSNGMQTELLVDTNKVFPLLLTSQLPTEVLGHIWNLANQKYAGQLTEQELYIVLALVAAAQASYTFNSLDILHLLPFPPTPYLNIECLMNLQPMTQLNSATKFQTLNDNTEVGFIDSDGKYSSEIKNKAKLHQHGIISSDLNVQMINTVPGKVSCFDNKSYASSTAIWDSNNVSKDGKQISSSHLDSKYSTATDPCDDFSDFQSAPIPNTPNIPIWDTKQGSAIGSRLANHNLGVKKPLEKSKKNNINTKSAHGTVQSRITPPSLHTVSQNKDQPPLECLTELFPKCTIKNQSKTVILKDTVIRNNDPPKDHSERVRDHTNTEVIYLSNDKDVANKLECIEKVPARILEISHQDLMSLQLVEDKYSALRALVPETNVTTEPDGNASCNNQSLDEFGEFVSAEQPATNTSARNALDTNSFADIFTDFDLKSNNNNANTADFNLMPEISESFDNLKLEDTVEERSLEMGKALQKEDAISINSIEFMNSASNALTRSGSVPSLDLKSFLPSNTEDELIVDTTHQAEYWEWKQYMESCVLLLQVAANIFTNISSEIVLNEVLNSAQGYNFLCNLAEVAAVCRRVNFSYKEMDINIIGFDELLMDIDRIWAEMEPFYANIPIVTELPAWPLHQGEAICCSLCLTIITSGGVVYNENNYHVTCANLWLNCVNSQLPVMRHPSFYSHSNVCPGNSHI; encoded by the exons ATGAACAAAACTCATATGGATAAAAGACTGAATCAATTGCCAACTTGGCTGTGGACTAATTCCACTACATTACCACCGATCTATAAGATGGTATGGGAAGCAGTAAGAGAAGACAAAGTTAGATCCAATGGAATGCAAACAGAGTTACTTGTAGATACCAATAAAGTCTTTCCTTTATTGCTCACTAGTCAGCTTCCCACAGAAGTTCTTGGACATATATGGAACTTGGCAAATCAAAAATACGCCGGACAGCTTACGGAGCAAGAGTTATATATCGTTCTTGCTCTTGTTGCAGCAGCACAGGCTTCTTATACGTTTAATAGTTTAGACATATTGCATCTGCTTCCATTTCCACCTACTCCATATCTAAACATTGAATGTTTAATGAACTTGCAGCCTATGACGCAATTAAATTCTGCAACTAAATTTCAAACTCTCAATGACAACACAGAGGTGGGTTTTATAGACTCGGATGGAAAGTATTCTTCAGAGATTAAGAACAAAGCTAAACTGCATCAACATGGAATCATATCTTCAGATTTAAATGTGCAAATGATAAACACTGTACCTGGAAAAGTTTCATGTTTCGATAATAAATCGTATGCCTCTTCTACCGCGATATGGGATTCAAATAACGTATCGAAGGATGGTAAACAAATATCTTCTTCTCATTTAGATTCTAAATACTCAACAGCGACCGATCCTTGCGATGATTTCTCGGATTTTCAAAGCGCTCCAATTCCAAATACTCCTAACATTCCAATATGGGACACAAAACAAGGCTCGGCTATTGGCAGCAGATTGGCTAATCATAATTTAGGCGTTAAGAAACCCCTGGAGAagtcaaagaaaaataatataaatactaAATCTGCTCACGGCACTGTTCAATCGCGTATCACACCACCATCTTTGCATACAGTATCTCAGAATAAAGATCAACCACCGCTAGAATGTTTAACAGAATTATTTCCAAAGTGTACAATAAAGAATCAGTCTAAAACAGTAATACTTAAGGATACAGTGATAAGGAACAATGATCCACCCAAGGACCATAGTGAACGCGTAAGAGATCATACAAACACAGAAGTTATATATTTAAGTAACGATAAAGACGTCGCAAACAAGCTAGAATGCATAGAAAag gTTCCGGCAAGAATATTGGAAATTTCTCATCAGGATCTTATGAGTCTTCAACTTGTTGAAGATAAATATAGTGCCTTGCGTGCACTGGTTCCGGAAACGAATGTAACTACAGAACCAGATGGAAATGCAAGTTGTAACAATCAATCGCTCGACGAATTTGGAGAATTTGTATCTGCAGAGCAGCCTGCTACCAATACTTCTGCCAGAAATGCTTTAGATACCAACAGTTTTGCCGATATTTTTACAGATTTTGATTTGAAATCTAATAACAATAACGCAAACACTGCAGATTTCAATCTCATGCCGGAAATTTCTGAATCATTTGACAATCTTAAACTTGAAGATACTGTAGAAGAACGTTCGTTAGAAATGG GTAAAGCTTTGCAGAAGGAAGATGCCATATCAATTAATAGTATAGAATTCATGAATAGTGCATCAAATGCATTAACCCGATCAGGATCTGTGCCTAGTTTAGATCTTAAGTCTTTCTTACCTTCGAATACAGAAGATGAGCTAATAGTAGATACTACACATCAG GCAGAATATTGGGAATGGAAGCAATACATGGAAAGCTGTGTACTATTATTGCAAGTAGCTGCtaatatatttacaaatatcaGTTCAGAAATTGTACTTAATGAAGTATTAAATTCAGCCCAGGGATATAATTTCCTTTGCA ATTTAGCCGAAGTCGCGGCTGTGTGTAGACGCGTTAATTTTTCGTACAAAGAAATGGACATCAATATAATAGGTTTCGATGAGCTGCTAATGGATATCGATCGAATTTGGGCAGAAATGGAACCATTTTATGCAAACATACCA ATAGTTACGGAATTACCAGCTTGGCCTTTACATCAAGGAGAAGCCATTTGTTGTTCACTTTGTTTAACGATTATTACTAGTGGCGGGGTagtttataatgaaaataattatcatgTTACTTGTGCAAATCTATGGCTTAATTGTGTAAACAGTCAGTTGCCAGTGATGCGGCATCCATCTTTTTATTCGCATTCAAACGTATGTCCAGGTAACAGTCATATTTGA
- the spt4 gene encoding transcription elongation factor subunit spt4: MSMETVPKDLRGLRACLVCSLVKTFDQFEFDGCDNCDEFLRMKNNKDNVFDCTSSNFDGMIAAMSPEDSWVCKWQRINRFCKGVYAISVSGRLPAGVIREMKSRGIVYRPRDTSQR; this comes from the exons ATGTCAATGGAAACAGTTCCCAAAGATTTACGTGGATTAAGAGCGTGTTTAGTATGTTCATTGGTTAAG ACATTTGATCAGTTTGAATTCGATGGTTGCGACAATTGTGATGAATTTTTacgtatgaaaaataataaagacaaTGTTTTTGACTGCACAAGCTCTAACTTCGATGG TATGATCGCTGCAATGAGCCCTGAAGATAGCTGGGTTTGCAAATGGCAGAGAATAA atcgtTTCTGTAAAGGCGTATACGCAATATCGGTATCAGGTAGATTACCAGCAGGTGTTATAAGAGAGATGAAAAGCAGAGGAATAGTGTATAGACCGCGCGATACAAGTCAACGATAA
- the LOC117605505 gene encoding lysophospholipase D GDPD1 isoform X2 → MILFKYPTLLHKKKKVKFMCQHISHRGGAGEAYENTMFAFKRAVTVGTEMLELDCHLTKDGEVVVSHDQNLLRSAGINRNISEMNYQDLPLLKPCLPIDFDPDVEYVGTKKEEDRQFPLLKEVFEAFPNMPINIDIKINDDQLIEKVSDLIKEYNREEYTVWGNFSDEITKKCYKMNPNVNLLFSMKRVTQLLLLLYTGLLPFVPLKETHLEIFLPSIYLRRKGGPNPTFLPLEKFVARTMNVLLMRPCLFNHLKARGIHVYFWVLNKEEEFKKAFDLGATGVMTDYPSRLKLFLQNYSFEEGKIDLENG, encoded by the exons ATGATACTTTTCAAGTATCCAACGTTATTAcacaagaagaaaaaagtaaaatttatgtGTCAGCATATCAGTCATAGAGGCG gaGCCGGAGAGGCTTATGAAAATACAATGTTTGCCTTTAAACG GGCTGTGACAGTTGGAACAGAAATGTTAGAATTAGATTGTCATCTTACAAAAGATGGAGAAGTTGTTGTATCTCATGATCAAAATCTTTTGCGCAGTGCAGGTATAAATAGAAACATTTCAGAAATGAATTATCAAGATCTACCTCTGTTGAAACCGTGTCTTCCTATTGACTTTGATCcag ATGTAGAATATGTTGGCACAAAGAAGGAGGAAGACAGGCAGTTTCCATTATTGAAAGAAGTATTTGAGGCATTTCCTAATATGCcaattaatattgatattaaaattaatgatgaTCAACTGATAGAAAAGGTGTCAGATTTAATTAAGGAATACAATCGTGAAGAATATACAGTGTGGGGAAATTTTAGTGatgaaataacaaaaaaatgttataaaatg AATCCAAATGTAAATTTGTTGTTTTCTATGAAACGTGTAACTCAGTTATTACTTCTGTTGTATACTGGTTTATTGCCATTTGTACCTCTGAAAGAAACacatttggagatatttctacCTTCCATATATTTGCG GCGTAAAGGCGGTCCAAATCCAACATTTCTACCTTTGGAAAAATTTGTTGCACGTACTATGAACGTATTATTAATGAGGCCATGTTTATTCAATCATCTAAAGGCTCGTGGAATACAT GTTTATTTTTGGGTCCTGAATAAAGAGGAGGAGTTTAAAAAAGCTTTTGATCTTGGAGCAACTGGTGTGATGACAGACTATCCCTCAAGATTAAAactatttttgcaaaattattcttTTGAAGAAGGTAAAATAGACTTAGAAAATGGCTAA
- the LOC117605505 gene encoding lysophospholipase D GDPD1 isoform X1 — translation MLLYTLIGSYVLTSMILFKYPTLLHKKKKVKFMCQHISHRGGAGEAYENTMFAFKRAVTVGTEMLELDCHLTKDGEVVVSHDQNLLRSAGINRNISEMNYQDLPLLKPCLPIDFDPDVEYVGTKKEEDRQFPLLKEVFEAFPNMPINIDIKINDDQLIEKVSDLIKEYNREEYTVWGNFSDEITKKCYKMNPNVNLLFSMKRVTQLLLLLYTGLLPFVPLKETHLEIFLPSIYLRRKGGPNPTFLPLEKFVARTMNVLLMRPCLFNHLKARGIHVYFWVLNKEEEFKKAFDLGATGVMTDYPSRLKLFLQNYSFEEGKIDLENG, via the exons atgttattatatacGTTAATAGGAAGTTATGTGTTAACATCAATGATACTTTTCAAGTATCCAACGTTATTAcacaagaagaaaaaagtaaaatttatgtGTCAGCATATCAGTCATAGAGGCG gaGCCGGAGAGGCTTATGAAAATACAATGTTTGCCTTTAAACG GGCTGTGACAGTTGGAACAGAAATGTTAGAATTAGATTGTCATCTTACAAAAGATGGAGAAGTTGTTGTATCTCATGATCAAAATCTTTTGCGCAGTGCAGGTATAAATAGAAACATTTCAGAAATGAATTATCAAGATCTACCTCTGTTGAAACCGTGTCTTCCTATTGACTTTGATCcag ATGTAGAATATGTTGGCACAAAGAAGGAGGAAGACAGGCAGTTTCCATTATTGAAAGAAGTATTTGAGGCATTTCCTAATATGCcaattaatattgatattaaaattaatgatgaTCAACTGATAGAAAAGGTGTCAGATTTAATTAAGGAATACAATCGTGAAGAATATACAGTGTGGGGAAATTTTAGTGatgaaataacaaaaaaatgttataaaatg AATCCAAATGTAAATTTGTTGTTTTCTATGAAACGTGTAACTCAGTTATTACTTCTGTTGTATACTGGTTTATTGCCATTTGTACCTCTGAAAGAAACacatttggagatatttctacCTTCCATATATTTGCG GCGTAAAGGCGGTCCAAATCCAACATTTCTACCTTTGGAAAAATTTGTTGCACGTACTATGAACGTATTATTAATGAGGCCATGTTTATTCAATCATCTAAAGGCTCGTGGAATACAT GTTTATTTTTGGGTCCTGAATAAAGAGGAGGAGTTTAAAAAAGCTTTTGATCTTGGAGCAACTGGTGTGATGACAGACTATCCCTCAAGATTAAAactatttttgcaaaattattcttTTGAAGAAGGTAAAATAGACTTAGAAAATGGCTAA